A stretch of DNA from Thermanaerosceptrum fracticalcis:
GGATATTTTGGATATTGGGACCCAGATTATTGATGCTTCTTTATTAGACCTGAAAATGGATGTTGTCCACATTTATTAGGGGGATTAAGCCAATGGAGCTAAACCTATTAGAAAAAACCGAAGTGAGAATAACGGATATTGAGCTGGAAAATGCAAATTTGACTGACCTGGCTCAAACTGTGGCCGATGTTATGCAATTACCAAGGGATAAAGTGCTGGTAGTAGATGTAAGAAATGACCACATTGCCCTGGATATTCTCCAGAGAACCGTTCAGGCAGAACAAATATTTGGGAAAAAAGGGGTTTTATTGGCAGCACTCGCCAAGTTGCCGGGGGTGCGTATTAAAACCTCAACGGATATCCATTCTGATGGCATCCTGGGTTATATCGGCTTAGATGAAGCTGAGGCCCACGTTGTTTTAGAACGGACCAGGTCCATGGTCAATAACATCATGTCTCAGAAACGTTCTAAGGCAAGAGTTTATCCAACGGGCTTTGAGATAATTGAAGGCAAGATTGAGGATACCAATACACCTTATATCGCCAAAAGAATGGAAGAGGCAGGGTTTATTGTTGAGATCGGGAAAGCCATCCATGACAGTAAAGAGGCTATTGTCCAAAGCTTAAA
This window harbors:
- a CDS encoding molybdopterin-binding protein, whose translation is MELNLLEKTEVRITDIELENANLTDLAQTVADVMQLPRDKVLVVDVRNDHIALDILQRTVQAEQIFGKKGVLLAALAKLPGVRIKTSTDIHSDGILGYIGLDEAEAHVVLERTRSMVNNIMSQKRSKARVYPTGFEIIEGKIEDTNTPYIAKRMEEAGFIVEIGKAIHDSKEAIVQSLKEAASHCGVIITTGGVGAEDKDFTIEGILALDPEAATPFIVKFTKGQGRHVKEGVKVGVGEYNNSLLIALPGPHDEVKITVPLIIEALKNNYDKHRLAQMLVDALRHRLQEKAAHWHHH